From the genome of Capsicum annuum cultivar UCD-10X-F1 chromosome 4, UCD10Xv1.1, whole genome shotgun sequence:
ttggctttcttccttttagtaattcatagggagtttTATCTAGAATAGGTttgatcatgcatctatttatgatatatgttgcAGTACTGATTGCCCAAGCCCAAAGGTTTTTATCAAGATTTtctgcaagcatcattgttctagtcATATGTTCTAaggttctattctttctttctaccactccattttgttgtagTGTTCTGGGAGCAGAGAAGTTATGGTATATACCATTTGTGgaacaaaattctaaaaatccgacattctcaaattctgtaccatggtcaGATCTTATGGAAACTAGAGAAGTAgccagttttttttttattttgcttgatGAATATAgtaaagacatcaaaggcatcttctttagaaTCTAGAAAAAATATCCAGGTAaatctggaataatcatcaataatcacaaaaacatacctttttccaaCTCTGCTTTGAAGTCTCATTGGTCCATACAAGTCCATATGGACCAGGTCGAGGCACTTAGTAGTGCtgacatggttctttgacttaaaaaaagatCTTACCTGCCCCCCCCCACCTTACATAAGTACTACATACCTTGTCTTCCTTGAACTTGGTCTTGGGAAAAcccaataccatatctttggaaGAAAGTATGTTTAGCTGTTTTAGACTTGCATGTACAAGTCTCCTGTGCCAGAGGAAGGGATCATTTTCCATTATACTCAGAAAGGTCAAATCTATTCCTGGCATTGCCATTATGGCAGCTTTATATACATTTTTGTATCTCCttgcagtgagcataatctcttAGGTATCTATCCTCTTAACTCTGACTCCtgtaaaagtaaaaataactttatcaCCTTTATCACATAGTTGTGAAATGCTCAATAGGTTGTGCTTCAATCCTTCTACAATATAGACATCTTCCAATGCTCTTAATTTAGATGtgccaatttttccaactccagtaaTAATTCCCCTTTTGCCATCACCAAAGGAAACTCTTCCTCCatttattttggagagtgaaaggaactttttaCTATCACCATTCATGTGTCTTGAGTAAGAACTATCTAGGTACCAatgctttttgcttcctttcaccttctcctgcaagaaatcaatggttagacttaggaatccagacaagcttgggtcctattttatgagtaaatagatgaattaaatttcttctagtccatgcagGCAATGTGTAAAGTGACTTGTTTCtctgaccaaaaccaattctttTTTTCTTGGTCTGAGAAAATTTATTATCTAGGTTTTTATTGCTAGATCTGCTTTTAGCAGCCACAGGACATTCAGTGGTTAGATGTCCAAGGTTACCACAGATATAGCATAAGTCTTTAGGATCATCAAGACTTTTTTGGAAGCCCAAACCTGCCTTTCCATTGTGATTTCTTTCACTTAACTTATGAACAATTCTAGAAGAATTTATCCACCTAtttgctctttcaagatcaagtttcattttagagacttcttgacttAGTTTGTTCACCATATTTGTTGCATCATTACATTCTTGTTTGTACTTGACTAATTCAAGTTCAACACTTTATTGTTCTTTACTTATGACCTTTTTTCCATTTTCAGTGAGTGTCAATTTTAggacttcagacttaagatcattatttgaagaatcaatttgtgcaacctatttcttgagagtgcatttttcttcttcaactgtATTCTTGAAAGCTTttaaatcaatgagatcaaattttagACTTGCAAAATTGTTGAacaactcatccctatcagaagttaattcttagaaatcatcaattagtgcactcatcaaggaaacaagttttgtttttgaaaattaatgcaatttttatttaagttcaagtatactgcCCTCAGACGCATCATTTTCTTCCTCTAAGTCAGAATCTCCTAAGGCCATGAATACtgtttcatcaatttcatcatcatttgAATCAAATCCCCAAGCTGCTACCATAGCATATTTTTCCTTCCTTTTggctttttctttcaattctttctcAGCCCTTTCCTtcctccattctatttcccaaaCAGGACAATccctgatctgatgatcagtcttTTCATACTTATAacatccatttggattgtcattggaataTTTCTTGCTACttgttccttttttctttttaaagaatttactAAAGTTCTTAGTTATCAAGGAAACTTGTTCCTGGTCAAGTTCAACTTCATAATCACTGTCTGAGGCCTTCAAAGACAAGACTTTCTTAGGGGCTTCTTGTTCATTAGTTCCAttaatttccatttcataagtcctcAAATTTCCTACTAGTTCATCCAGTTTCATGCCTGTGATATCCTTTGCCTCCCTAATTGCAGTCACTTTaacattctattttgattttgatagtaCCCTCaataccttttcaacttgttcctcctCAGTGATGACTTTTTCCAAGAaagtcagctcatttgttaaggtAGTAAGCCTTGTCATTATCTCATACAAGGattcattctccttcatcttaaatgctTCATACTCAGTAAAAAGAAGAGCACTCTGGAATTTTCTTACCTGAGAGATACCCTCATGTGCATTGACTAGTGCATCCCAAATTTGATTAGCAGTGGTACAAGTTGACACTCTATTGTAATCAGCCGGTCTTAGTCCACAGACtaagatgttcttagccttagCATTTTTATTTAATGGCACTAAGTTATTAGCAGTAAATTAactccttactttcttgacttgttcaccatcaaccaacttcattggaatagtagaaCAATCAGTGATCCTATCCATAATTCGTAGTCTTCACCTTGGATGAACATTTCCATCTTGGTTGTTcaccagataaagtgagaaccattaaagagtggaggtctagtagttggCTAACCTTTACTGTGACCAGTAAGAGGTGCgaaattcatcatagtgatcttttcttaggtgctaaccttatttaagacaaccttgctctaataccacttgttagaATGCGTACCCTACTGATTTTAGTGTTTTACTCTATTAGTTGCCTATCAGTGGAATAAGTCAGCTAACGTGGTTCACGTAAATAAAACTGAAGACAATTATTTtcacgtggaaaacacccgactcaagaaaggtgtaaaaaatcatgacctgtacctctacaggatttaaccccaacttcactaatactcttgagcctcaacaatcaataaattgcaagacttcttgtaaactaagaattaaaacttctaactcctatttctacaataacataaatcttcccaagataagtgtacCCAAGTCTTTAAGTTCCCTCACTTGAAGACataactcctaactcagtttataattcactgagactagaacaaatACTCATTACTCAATGAACCAACCTATTACACAGAATCTATGACTTgctaagtaaaggaccaggttcttctcTAAGTTAGTGAACTTATTTGCtgattgatgattttcttgtTCAGTACATGAGTGAAATACTTGAATGttttttgttgtatttaagccaactcctGATTGAATCCTTTAGATGAAGTATTCTTCTATCTTTAATAGGACTCGACAAGGTAGTTTCACTCGTTGTTGCAGCCGTCTATCTGCTTGACTGAATAAAACTCTTCTACTTTATCCCCTAGTTTGGCTGGACTCCTTGATCAACTCAATCTCCATGTGTTGGATTTATCTTCTCCTTTTTATTCTCTTTGCTGCATGTGATAAGTGTTGAGAGCATATCTGAATCTTCTTGCCTATCCACTCTTGACTTTACATATGTTTATCTTATTAGTAGTCTTGCCTGCGACTGTTCATTCTACACTTGTGTGGACCAGCTTACACAACATGTTTTATTCATATGTCCATCATAAAAAATTTAGTACCCTAACAAGACTATTGTCACCATAATTGTACTCCTCTCTATTATAGTGTATTCCTCttcctctgcccgtggttttccCCCaaagggtttccacataaatctgtgtgttcttgtttttttttttcttgtggtttgcttattttgTCTAATTCATAGCATTAGTAATGGTTGCATTTATTTTGTCTATCACAAGTGCTGTCAAATACTTGGAAGTGGGTGCTTTGGTATTACACAACCCTATCCATAGATTCAGTTAATCTAATACTTCAGCAGAAAACTTTCCATCTTACCAATCACATCCTTAAGGTAGAAACAACCATAGGAAGTAGAATTGTAGTTGTTTCCCCCTTTATTTAGCTATTCTTTCAAATATTGTCTCGTCCAAATCTTTAGAGCCTATTTGGTCATGaataattttcactttttcaaaatcaTGTTTGGACATAGAGTTATTACAATTAACCTTTTTCACATTTTCACTCCAAATtactcataaaattcaatatttttcctCCTTGTATTATGTCGAAACACAACTCCAATTTCCTATTACCACTTAACTTTTTTCCAAATACTATTTATTtccaaatttcatattttttatgtcaAACATCCACTAAAATAGTATAATCTCTTATGGTATCTAAGTATTGATGGAAACTACCTCAAAGGGAAGAACTAGAGTTTCGCTTACTGGTTAAGCCGAACCTATTGCTTTGGTCCAAGCCCTATGTTTTCCTTAAAATATTCATTGAATATgtagaaattatatatatagaacCTAATAACTTAGAAGGACTAGATCCCAAATCCACAAACTTTAAATCCTGGTCTTCCTTGGAGTTTCCCTTTCCCTCATAGTAAAATCTCATTGACACTAGCAAATCGATACAAATGAATTAGAGATAAAACCATGTTTTCTAGGCTCACGCCCTTATTTTATGCTTCTTCTTGAAGAAGAGAAAGGAAATGACTCAGCTATATGAATCATATAAATCAATTCACCACTATAGAGACCTGATCCATTGTTCAAAGGATTCATTTAGACTAATTTTTTTAAACTGGTTCTCAACCTAGTACACCCCTCTTTGCAGGAGCGGACCCACGTGGTTTGCCAGGGGTTTCACCTGAACCCCCTCGGCAAAAAGATaggttgtatatataaggtagtaaatgtatatttatgtacatatattaaattTGAATCACCTGAAACAAGGATGTTAGATAGCTTAGTGAAATTGGCTGCACTTCTTGGATCTCTTGATTAAGACCCATGTCACGGGTTTGATCCTGCTGGGGCGTGCAGActgccatttttttttaattaattcacTGTTTTGCTGCTAAATGGAATTTTGAACCTCCCTAGATCCACCACTGCCTCTTTGGCACCTCTTTTATCCCGTTTGGGGCTGGAGATGTATTGCAGCAatttttaacaatttaaaaaaattcataacattGGGAATTACTATTTTCTTTCCAATAGGATTCTCCTTTACCATTTCTACTATAGCTTTCTATTTATAGCAGCTCAATACGCTTCTTAATCATGATAACAAACCAAATTGTTAAGCATGAAGTAAGATTGTCGTGGAACTTCCTAAAATAGCTCATATAAAACTTCTTTAAATTGTTTTGCATAGTAAATATGTCAACTCACGAGCAGGGCCGGGTCTACATAGTGAAAAAATAGGCAACCGCCTTAGGCCCCCAAATTTGAGAGGTCTCATTTTTTTCACAATAATGATTATAggctttttgtaaaaaataaaaattattaagtaCTATTTGTAGAAAAATAAACTTCTcatataaaagtaaaaattattaaaagtttgatgtatttaaattttaaagactatgtctcaagaaagatCAAATTCATTAGTTTTGTTAATGaacaaaaaattattagaagaactcgacaattaaaaaatataaacaactttgcatctcaaaatatataaaatatagattttataagaaaatatatatttattttttcttaaaaatttaaaacctcTGTTCAATTTTCGTATTAAGCCACCGAAGTGCTTGAGCCGCCCCTGCTCACGAGaaaaataatgatgttaatgaaatgaaaagaaaaggaaTTTCCTAGTGAGTTATCAATTTCACAGTGAttaaaacatgattcataacTTACGATGTAAGGAAGCGCAGATTTTAatttacaaacaaaaaataatagagaaagtGGAAAAAATTGAAGAGCTTTTTGCCAATACAGAAAGAGTAAATATACAGTGTGGTGTTTGTTAATACCAACCAATTAAAATGTGAAATACTTATCTgcatttttcaaaagaaaaacaagTCAAGTTAAATTGTAAGAACATTTTGCTcatcttctaaaaaaaataaagggaaagTAAACTTCAAAAAATAACTGTGCATTTGGTACAAATCAATCATTTGTGTATAAACCAAAGTAGAAAAGAATAAGTTTGGTGGCTATTAGCATCAACTCAGCAAAGTCCTTgacccaaaacaaaaataaaaaatactgagaAGATTTTGTAAGAGTATCTGAAAATTATTTTAGGCATGCATGGCAGAAATGTTATGCAAATtagttcattttatttatttgacaCAAAGATGGACATGCAATAGTGTTAAAACATGATTAAAGAAAATTTATCTACTTACTGGTCCAAATTTATGTATCTTTCTCGGATTTGCACAACATTTGATACAAGTATGACCACGAGGATGGATGTGTGAAAGTGTAATGAACCCGAGGCTTggagtgtgcaagaaaaatgcaaaagatggcctaaaacacacaccaaaaccgaacctacactacactccatggggcattttgaggcttttcattaaagggccttttggtcattttgtattctagttgtaacctagtataaatagaacattgtaggtcattttgtcttagactttgatgatatttgtaagttgtataacactttgaaagacaAATCCTCTCCTCTCTTTAGGAGGCAACCCGAAACTAGGGTaatactagtgtggaatcactagtgttgtattcatggcttgagacgttggtgtttagaggaggtaaagtccctcttgtgtcaatgtAGGAGTTAGGATAACCATTGtttgtagtgttaagggtccaagagtatcacatgttcatggattcttaagattataccaaccaaggtctaactatctatcctttgttcattttattcttgtaatcaTTTGTACTAGTTTGTTCTCGTTTCTAGGGAAGCCGTGAGTTGTTGTTACAATATTGTTGtgttattcttcttatttttcaactTAGTTTAGTTGTTGGATGCCTTGGTGTGTTAAACACCTTGTAATCTCTTCATTTTTGCTCTTATTTGTTGAATCCGGgagtggtcatcaaaagggtcctcggatcCTAGAACTTCTAGactgttttggtgtatgttttgtgCCTTTTCTTGTTATTCTTGTATCAACATTTCCTAGATTAGGCTCAGATTTATATGAAGCTTAGGAGGAGAGATGATCCTAATTTCCATTAAGGCCAGACCAATCCATCCGTAAGTTGGTGGCTTGGCATTTGCTTTCTAGTTTACCAGAATGGCCACTCTCACCGACACTTCTACTCCCCCTAGGCACTTTCCTTGAAGGATCCTGGTAATCTTCCATAAAATGGTGTGATTAGTAACCAGGAAATAAGGCATTTTACCTGCTATAATAAGTTAAGTTACGCTGACATATAGTGTGAACTTCTTTATGTTGTCAGTGcagataagttaaatccttaaccgAAAAATATGGATAATTGAAATGCCAAGATGTGTTTTTCTACATGTGAATGCATGCTAGGAGGCTGGGGCAGTGAATCAGCAATAGCTGCAAGGTACATAAGATTACTCTGAAGTTTAGCTTGGGACCTGCAAGAAGAGTTAGCACAACTGTTAACTTTAATAGCATTGTAATAGTATTCCCTCTGGTCCGTTTTAGTTAGCATGTTTGTCATTTGCACGTCCTTGAGAAAACATTCACTAAACGGACAAAACCAACATACAACTCTACCTCGTACTCCCTCGGTCCCATATGAGATGTCTACAATCCACATTACTAAAAGTAGTTGTCCCAAATCAATTGTCAATatataaaaccaagaaaaaattaattaaatgtctCCCATTTTACCCTTACAACATCGAGAGATAGGATAACTATAAAGGTGAAAAGGTTTATTGTTCAACTGAAAATCTAAAATGGTGCAAGAAGGAAAGGGTAGCCTCGTACTGAACAACTAGGTCTATTATAAATTTGACCCAATTTAGAAACGCAAAAGATTACAGCCAGAATCAGCAAAATCACAATCAGACATTTTGGGACCTCATTAATGTTACCTTTTTCAAAAggataacttcattattcattgaaacatcaccaccaccaccaacatacCTATAACACCCTTAACTTTACCTCGTAGAGATATAGAgtctatttctgatagaccccacGGCTCCCTTGCCCCCACCGCACAACTTAACGGCCAATTGACCTTCTCTTTCGCCAAAGAAGAGTTGCATCTCCAGgattatttccttgagtttaaTGCCTTTCTAGTTAATGATGGATGTTGAAAAGAGGTGAGAATGCGCCCTTGCACATTAGAGCAAGGATGCCATCAACTTTATGTGAAACCcacaaataatatttattagtgctatcaataaaaagaaaggagaatAGAATCAAAACCGTACATGTTTCATCGGTTATCTCGCCTATCAATTAGAGAAAAAATTGATTAAGCAAAAGGTTGACAACTGTAAACTCCCTTTCCCTTTTCTGTCAATGAGTTAAGATTGGTTGTACGAAGAAAGATATACATTCTAGACTTTTATCAGGGACAAAAAGGATAACATATATGTAGAAGGAAAATTTTAcctcaatttctttttttctctttttaaatatATGCAAACTTTTACCTCAATCTCACTGCAGACACTAATGAAATCGATCATGGAGGAAAGACAGACTCAGAAGGTCAGATACATAATTGAGACTACTAAGATACTAATGTAAGTAATGGTTATAATTTATTTGGTGTCTACCACAAGTACAGTCAAACATGTGAAAGTGGGCATTTTACCTCCATTCTTTTTTTCTAACAGTTAGATGTGAACTCTTACCTATAGAAGCGAACTCTTACATCGATCTCTCCGCAAACATTATTAAAAATAACAATGGAGGAAAGATGGACTTTAGATACACCATTGAGACTACTAAGATATTAAGTAGTGGTTGTAATTATTATGTTCCTACTGATAcgtccaaattacacctctcttacgagagagtaagcggtcgttgtcaaatatataacccaactaggttggagtcgaatctcaaagggaatatggtgctaattaagttgtgcGCAGATTAGTAGACCTTTAATCGTTTGTTTCTGTcaaataaataggggggatttgattcagttcacaaattaatggtttcagtttaacaagatgaaatacgtgtagtagtattcaaattcagagataTAACAAGTTAGGGTTACATCCATTTTGTAGTTTCCAATACTTTCTAACTgggggctttacgaattcatacatgtatcgtGCTTActgagaaacgtattgtatttaataacataatcctagtatttatcaaccatcaaggactaattcactttagttctctcgaatcaaaagcgtttaccaaaaacaatacgaaatatcaaagtagttaatcctgttaaggcattaacgtaTGAAATaagggttggaaatcctattttcttgtcactactctcttttccgaacatcaacctttcttttgaacaagttgtgttttaagaaatatcctctatgtttacaaccacgagaattcaagataagcgaagagagtatgatgtaaacaaatcaatgcataatgaattcaaaacccaaagtgatagattgtagcatacaatctatcactttgggttttgaattcattatgcNNNNNNNNNNNNNNNNNNNNNNNNNNNNNNNNNNNNNNNNNNNNNNNNNNNNNNNNNNNNNNNNNNNNNNNNNNNNNNNNNNNNNNNNNNNNNNNNNNNNTCTtttccgaacatcaacctttcttttgaacaagttgtgttttaagaaatatcctctatgtttacaaccacgagaattcaagataagcgaagagagtatgatgtaaacaaatcaatgcataatgaattcaaaacccaaagtgatagattgtatgctacaaggcttccataaccctaactaataaacttagctactcatgaataaaatggaaattgcaatagaaatattcatcatactaaaaactagaagatgatcttggtgtgcgaattgtgaaaataagagagaaaacgtttctttctctctcctcaagctaagccgcctttctcctctcctaaaaataatacagaataatgaataaaaattcagcattaagcattttaatactatcttctctcataattgccttctaagtccctgaactaattataaatgaccaagtagtcttggacatagtttctagacgccacatttggtccagactgctactctctcttgtgtcatatgtcatCCACATTGCATAgtcacattatgtcttcatctactccattaatacctgaaatcatgctaatcatatcggttagctcaatcacatagaagtagagtaaaaacataagaaactaggcactttgttctctaaacttagctaaaatatggattagttatggtgcttaggcgtataaatacacccaagatcaccaccccaaacttaaagctttgttcgtcctcgaacaacatatacatttatgcatactacacaagccttaaCACCCACAAAAgaagacaagatgctcaaataggctcacacaacaattataaacaagaagtagattcaggaatcattactagagataacctaccctcaagaatagagtTGACTGTCACTTTCAGATAATTTTTGCTTTTCTCTGTTTcgatggggacattcattgtttgttctttcttctttatatttttatttttgttttcttgagctAGTTATTCAAatagaaagtcatttttcttatgtCTTTGAGTCAAATCAATGTCAAAGCAAGTGAGAAGAGATTTCAAAATAGGATACCAACTTCTTAAAttacacaaagcaagacaaaaggccaacacatgaaagatgCATGATTGTAAGTCAGAACAAGGCATACAGAAAATTGTTGCCAATAGATAAGTCTGGGAGCTCATAGAAATACCAAGATTCAAAGGATCTATCTGAAGAGcctggcaaagcagagatactgtacttgttttagagtcactcttaataatatgaatttgggtcaatgatgcagcaagtcaatgacatatgctaatggtttgAAGTAAGATTAAATGTGACGAGGGCAAGAACGATTGGCGtgaagctaaagccacaaactagccacTATGTTTTTTAAAATCacaagttttattttgtataaaataggaacacatgttacctttaaatcaaggatttcaaagcctaaacattaAAGGCCGTAATTTCTCACCTCTACAAATACAAGAGAAgctgttgctgcacaggtttgataatcaaaaccatggtaaaactcataatccaatatctctaggagatacacttccttgttCAGGTAATTCAGGTTCATTTATTATGTGAagcacttcctaaattgaaccttcactcctagaattCGCACTTTTTAGTCGAGTCCTTCCATTTAATCTTTAGGAGACACAATTCCTTATCCAAGTAATTTAGGTTTATTTATTAAGTGACGTACTTCCTAAATTGAACTTTCACTCCTAGAAGTCACACTTTATGGTTGAGTCTTTTCATTTAATCTTTAGGAgacacatttttttattttggtaatccaagcagcatttgtaaggagacacatttccttgggtaattcaagtggcatttgtaaggagacgcatttccttatcCAGAAAATTTAAGTGGCATTTATAAGAAGacacatttccttatttgggtaactCAAGAGACATTTCTAAGGAAATGCATTTCCTTCTCTGGATAATTTAAGTGGTATTTTCAAGGAGACACACTTttgtgtttggataattcaagtggcatacgtaaggagacgtatttccttgtttgggtaattcaaacgACATTTATAAGAAGACGCATTtacttgggtaattcaagtggcatttgtaaggagacgcatttccttgtttaAGTAATTCAAGAGACATACGTAAGGAAATTCATTTCCTTCTCTTGATAATTTAAGTGGTATTTGCAAGGAGACGCATtttcttgtttaggtaattcaagagGAAtatgtaaggagacacatttccttgttcgggtaattcaagcaatatatgtaaggagacacatttacttgggtaattcaagtggaatTTGTAAGGAAACACGTTTCTTTTTTTGGGtaatttaagtgacatttgtaaggaaacgTATTTCCTTGCctgggtaatttaagtggcatttgtaaggagaagcattcccttatctgggtaattcaagtggtatttgtaaggagattcacttccttgattgggtaagttaaattttacttgttaggtgatgcacttcctaacttaagtttTCACTCATAGAAAGtatactttctagtcgagtcattccccttgactcctagaaaatatacttactagtcgagtcatttccttttcctagaagatatactttctagtcgagtcattccaattAAATTTTAGGAGTCACACTTCCTTGTCAATTTTTATTTGTCAGGTGGCACACTTCCTAACATAAACCTTTAtctctagaagatgcactttctagtcgaaatttcacactttaattcttaggagatgaATTTCCTAGTattggtcatttaattttactctcaagagatgtaTTTCTtagtcagagtcttgattcatcattgaaTAATGCAAGTATGTATGATTGGATTTGACATTcacaagttttctaatgataaactgagcaaaaatttaattcatgttattgaaaGCATCAtttaggacccttttgaaaaatgagactttatttgtTAAAAAGTGAGATTTCTATCATAAcatttatttgggataattttctttctagttttgatgtgatttcaggagcccgcctgaacaATAGGGCAAATAAtggaaagtcaagaaacaaggtgaagaagttgaaagttaagcaacaaggtgaagaaattgaaagtcaacagattgaagaaATATCAAGTCAGGAGTCCTCCTGGAGAGCAAAGTGAAGAGATTGAAAGACAAGCAACGAGGTaatgaaattgtaagttgggAGCTCTCCCGGAGAACAAAGTAAGGAAattgcaaatcaggagcccgccaggagaacagggtgatgaaataacaagtcaagagCAAAGAAAAACTGCaaagataggacttttgtaatttcatttatgttttaaatttgtaattttcatttttgatgtaatgttagccgtggaccggaacctcgaagggacctcacttgactctccaacttggtataTTTCACCTTTTTTAACTATTTGAGATACTATGGCTCGATTTTCTTATAATCTGGGTAAGTAGGATATCCAAAATTAAGAATCGGTGCATTCCTTCCTTCTATTTTCTCCcattgaataatggtcgggtcaaaattcgaTCTCATCGTCTACTTCTTTATCTGCAACCACTTtttgtttacatccaaagaggggcattatgtagacacgtaattttgtccctcccgaaatTTGAATTTTACCC
Proteins encoded in this window:
- the LOC124898024 gene encoding uncharacterized protein LOC124898024; this translates as MNGDSKKFLSLSKINGGRVSFGDGKRGIITGVGKIGTSKLRALEDVYIVEGLKHNLLSISQLCDKGIDLTFLSIMENDPFLWHRRLVHASLKQLNILSSKDMVLGFPKTKFKEDKQKYVKEFLKRFPMEEAKEISTPIATAIKFDLDETGLDVEQKLYRGMIGSLLDAGIFKQFCLSCSKRLRYSPPTFHLLLFPP